ttttattacttgcttctgttttaatttctaatGTATCCTCAATAGTTAAACGTATTTGAGGTATCCCTGCAGTATAccctctgtcctttctccatGCATGGAATATACATTCCCACATACAAATGTACCCATGTCTGTATCTGAGATGTTTCATTCCATAAACTCCCTTCAAGATTGGGTCAACAGATTTGTGCTTCCAAATCCACCCATCCCAAAAGAATGAATGGACACCACACCTATCCAGATACAGCAAATGACTGACATTCCCATGTCACCAATTTTTGGCCCACCTCACTTTTTCTGGTGTTCTAAATAGAAGGGGATGGTCAACTAGAGCGGTGCataactataatcccagcactgtagagACAAAGGAAGGAAAATCTTTATTAGTTGAAGAAaagcctgttctacatagagatccagaacatccagggatatatagtgagaccaaTATAACTAAACTAAAAATTAGTGGTTAGAAATCCACTCATGAATATACTCAAAACTCAAATATTGTGATTAACTTCCATTATCACTCTTCAAAAGGCCCCCTCACAGTCCTCTCCTGAAGTACCATgggattattatttattttgaggagaGCTCTTTCAAAGCAAGGAGTTTCCCATGATTTCCTCTCCATTCTGGATAAAGAACATAATCCCCACTTCCAAGCTGATGCCACTCATCACTTGCACATTATGGAGATACATATTTTAACTGAGACAGAATGAATTAGAAATAAATGTTAGTTTCTTCAAGCCCATAATTTATACTGCTCATTAAAAGATATATTTCTCCTGTTTCTATAAGACATATTTTCTATTCTTCTTTTAACatgcattttatgtgtattagtgttggCCTCAATATATGCCTGTGAATCATGTGCAATCAatgcctgcagaggacagaaggcaTCAGAAACTGTTGATGGTTATAAGCTaatatgtgggtgctgagaaccaaatccaggttctctacaagaacagcaagtgctcataTCCAGTGAGATGTTGCGTCatccccttcttttcttgttttgaataAGTTTTAAGTGAAATACTTGTGGGTGAAAAGAATAACATCTTAGAGTGGAATTATTTAAGTGATATCTATAGGGGTCTCTTATAAAATGTAAATCACCAGAACTACAAGATTAGTGACAGCGTTCTATCTCTCCCAACAAATGAAGTTAACATAAAGATAAAccttatgtaaaatgaaaagagaaaacaagaaacacagcatgttattatttttctgaTTATGAAGAAATAAGATAGCCGGGTgctggtagcgcacgcctttaatcccagcactcaggaggcagaggcaggcggatctctgtgagttagaggccagcctggactaccaagtgagtcccaggaaaggcgcaaagctacacagagaaaccctgtctcggaaaaaaaagattataaataaatatgaaaagatgCCACCAAAACACATCAAGCAGCAAATATGTATTTGTGAGTTCACAGTTATGAAAAAATATGCAAAACTACAAACTCAGTGAAATAGAGGAACAAAGAccaaatagagagagagaagcaggaatatttacatttcttttagagttttaATGTTTGGAATACCACAGTATACATTATGTTCACGGAAATATTCTACAAATACTTTCAGATTTGTGTAACATTATACTATATAACATAGACATAACTACCAACATTTCATCAGAATCCAAATTCAAGGGCAAAATTTAAACATTTGCCTAATAATAAGATTTTGGTCAAGTCAAGAAAgttattttatgttaaatttaaCTCTAACTTTTATATGGATGGTGTTTCTTCTGTGTATTCcagaatattctttttaatatatttttattaaaaactattttctttccttttacataccaacacattacccctccctcctcttctctcactccccacacccactcccatcccacccccatcccctcctcatagagagtaaggccttCCTTGGGTAGTCAACGCAGGCTGTTATACCATGTTGGGACTACACCTAGCCCATCCCTCCTGTATCAAGAGAGAGTAAGGCATTGCACAAtagggaatggggtctaaaaagccagttgATGTACCCAGGGTAAGTCCTAAAAAATGGATTGTGGGTGGAGGAGTTAATATTTTACAGTTAATCATACATTCTATAAATAaatggggagaaaggagaggttgATTAAGTAACTAGAACATTTGACTGAGCTTGGAAGTAAAATTTCTATGGAATGTTCTGGTAGCTTAGAGGCCACAGAAACAGCAATGCTGTATTCTGTGCAATCATGACATGTGCAGGCAGAAATCCCTTCTCTTCAGACCAGGTTGTGTTCTCCTTCAGTTAGCTTTGGAAGTTAATgggcaataacaacaaaaatcataaaaataaaactgttgctGTTACTCCCTCAGAGAGACTTTATAAATCTATTGTTGGTATAAATGTTGTCTTTAAATTATTTACCCAGATTTTGCTCATATCAGACTCCAGAATATTGCTACTTTGTATTTTGGTTTCAGAGGTTCACTATGTCACCTTGGCTGGACCCAAATATATAGTCGTCCCACTTCTCTCTCCCAAAAACAAGGATAACAAAGTATGTGCTACGCTCTAATCTGCATGTAATCTCCCATCTGTCATTCAACTTAACAAACTATCAATCTGAtacttaaataagtaaatatctcCAgtgcttattattttatatgcagtTTCTGCAGTTATAATGTGAATCTTTTCATTTGAAAGTTTATCTAaagctgacttttaaaaatgtatttgtgtccCATGTAAAATCTTTCCAGTGTAGtgaatatattttagattttagaaACACAGAATCTATTGAGTCTACATTCTCTTCAGTGCCCAAAACTTGCTTGTGCTCATTACCATCCCAAAACTGTTCTGAAGATTTTCAACTTTTTTAACTTGTTCTTTTCTGCTGACATCCACCAACACTGACTTTGCAATTTAGGAAGCATATCTAGATGCAGACCTGCAATGCTTAACTTTGGATGGAAGCAGGAATGATGATAGGCACCCCATAATCATTGAAACTCACCTAAATCACTATAATCCACATATCTACACAGCTTAATTATCTCACCTACTGTGACAGTCTCTATAGATATAATAACTAGTTATTATTTCAGCTCTcacaaaatacattgtgtatTGCCTATGTCCCAACCTAAGTTTCAAACAGTTTTTGGAAGAAAGTTTGTAGATATTCCACATCTACTGTGAAGGTTAATATTGATAGTGTGTACACAAAGGagaacttcaaagaaaaaaatgggaataagCATGCAGACACCACAACTTTTAGACCTTTCAGAATACATGAGTAAAGATTGTTGTCTTGTAAGAACAGGTACAGTGGAGCCTGAAAATGGAGGTGTAGTGTCTGAGGAGCAGAAAGGGGCAGAATGCTGGAAAACATGCTGTCATAGCCACACCAGTGTTGGGGAGCCACCTAGTCGTTATATCTAAGACAGACAGGTGAGATGTAAAGACAATAGAGACTACATAGAAGATAACAAAGCTGCTCACTAAGGCGAGGATGCTTTGGGTTGCTCTATTCTCAGGTGATGACCTAGGAGACAGCGATCTGTGGATGTGTTTGACCATTTGCTTGTGGTTGAGCAGGATGAACACCATGTAGCCACTGGCCCACATCATCATTCCCAAAAACATGAAATCATTGCATGTGTACAGGATTACAGTTAGTGTGCTGATTAGTCTCCCAGGATTCATAAAAACACAGTATTCAAGATTTTTTATCCCTGTAACATTTCTCCCACCCCACAAGTCAGTTGTGTATACAGGAATGAAGCCATATAACAACAGCTGGGAGGCCCAGCACAGGCCCAGGGAAGGACCAATGATCCTGGAGGCTCTGATCTTGATCTGTGCCCACTTGGAATTACTGGGGCTGATGGTGATGGCCTGAAAGACACTCAGCAGGCATGTGGAGCCAAGGGATACTCCTCTGGAAACTCTATGAAAATATAAGGTAAGTTTACATGAAACAGAATCTAGATAGTAATTCTGACTAAAAGCAGCCAATGTCTGTTGAACTCCTCTGAAGAGAACTATAAAGTTGGCTGAGGTCAGGTGTTTGACAATCAGGTCTGTGGGCTTCTTCACCCTGATTCCAGAGAAGTCAGCAATGATAAAACCACAAAGCAAGACTGAGTTTCCCAGCATTCCCAGTGAAGTCAGGAACAGGAAAAAGATCCCCACAGCCATGTCTCTGGAGGTCATTCTGTCACGGTTCTGAGTCAATGCACATCAGGGCCAGAGGCCACTCATGAAACAAGTTGGACTATTTTCTTCTTAGCAAGTCTAACAATGCACTGCATAGACATTGTCAACTCATGTTCATAAGTAATGTTAAATTGTGTCTCTCTAAGAAGAAGTTACCTAGATCTCAACGAACATCAGTTGTTTCAATCACAGATAATTAACTAGGACATTGTggtaaaagttaaaatttatattGTCATTTATAGGGGCTAATATGTTCCAAAAAATTTACAGGTAATTGcagtttaaaaatccaaaatccaaTGGTGATAGGGTTCAATGATCAAGCTACATTCAGATGAGAGTCCTGGTTGCAGACACACTCAAGTTTCCAAGGATCCAGCAACTATTAAAAGGCAGAGACTTACCAGAGAGGACACTGTGGCTACAGAGGAAGTAGTAACCTATCACTAAGATGCTTTTGACAACTTATAGCTACTAGGACAGTTTGAGTCAGCTTCCTTTAAAATGTGGTTACTAATAGGTTGAAAATGTAGTGTATGGTCATACACACAATATCACATGGTAAGCACAATCTGAGATTCATGAATTAACAAATTAAAGAGACACAAATGTGGGTGAGTATAGAAAGATTGCAAATCTGGGTGGAGTTGAGGAGGtgtaaacatgatcaaaatacatgacaCAATTTTCTCATAGTtatatgaaaaggaaataaacagtagagaaaaataaaaacaatcaaatttgagaagaaaaatacagagtaataaaaaatgagaaaagaaaatagtgtCTACGTTGATTTGAAAAGTTATGCCccacatagactcatgtgtttgaatacttggcaaTAGGGAATAATACTATTAAGAGGGCTACCCTTGTTTGAATAGGTGTGACCTtaatggaggaagagtgtcactgtgtgggtgagATTTAGGTATTATAAGCTCTGGTTGGTGTGGCACAGTATCCTtttgttgcctgcagatcaagatgtagaactctcatctccttcttcagTAGTATGTCTACCTTCATGCTGCATGCTGGCGTGCTTTAAGCCATGGCAATAATGGaataaaactctgaaactatggcaagcctcaatgaagtgttttcctttgtatgagTTGCCATGGACAAGgtttgtctcttcacagcaataaaacccaaactaagagaATGACCATCAGATATCAGGAGAGAAAACATTTGAATTCTCCTTTGTCAGCACAGTCACATGTAATTGCATTTACACATATCTGTGTACATAGCTGATCtatgtttgcttttaaatattttcaatgttaCTTCCTTATCCTTAAATTGTTGTGTATTGTTTTTACAAACTCATTGAAAATAATCATGGATACAAAAATGTAAATAGCAATTAGTTGTGTAGTGTTTAATGCAGGatcatataatatattaattCCAAAGGACGATTGATGGTGAGAGTCTTAAActttttgtaataaaattaaagcaCAATATATAGTACATGGAAATATTGAACAATCATACCATacctttatataaaaataaactaatgatACTATAAATGGTACAAAAACTGACTGATATTACTATATTGTCACCCATTGAAGCAGTAGATCTAAGGGATACcacaaaaataacttaaatatcTGGTTCAAAAGCAGTATCAGAGCTGATAATTGcgacacttgcctttaatctcagcatatATTATGTAGAATCAAGAAGATAGTATAATtttcaggctagcctgatctCTGCAACAAGCTGCAGAAAAGCCAGGACTATGTAAGAAGAGCCTGTTTCAAAATCCAAGTGAACAAAAAGTAAGTTTTCAGAACATGGGCATATGTGTCTTGAGGAAGTTGAAATAACAGGGGTCTCAGACCTGAGTAATATAAAGTTGCATTCCCTCAGTTAGTCAAATATCCATGGACTTGAAATCTAGATAGTGAAACATCAGTTTAACACTTGCTCCTCTTTTCACAATGCTGGACTTGTTGCCCTCTAATAAGGATATTATGTTGTCAATATGACACTCTACTCAAACATttctaataaagagaaaaaaatcctcattCACATAAAGCCCTAGTGGAAAGCAAAATTTTAGGTGTAAATATGCAGAGGCCATCAAACACCTCTCAAATTGCTCCTATAACTAACTAAATTCTGGGAAAGGTTTTACCAAAACAGTGAACAAGGTCATTGTTTCCCTAAAGAAAAACCATTGCAGGTgaattctgagaaacagccacAAGCAGTTTCAGTCACCAGGATCCCAACTTACTGGTAACTAACATATTCTTACTGTCCTGGATAAAAACACCAAACAGTAGGAATCCAGGTTAGTGTTTCTCACCTGCAGCCTCCATCAAAGGATGTTGAGTCCAAGTCTCAGTCTGATCCTTCATATTATGTGTTGTTGAATTATGCATAAACTGTTCACTGAAAGAGGAGGATCAGTTCAGAGCTCTGCACTCACCCATCTTCCAGAGATTGCCCTGTCCTCTGAAGAAAGGATACCTAAAGGAAAGCCACTCACCTGTGAATGTAGGATGCATCTGTGATGGTGAGTGCTAGATGTGGACTCAGTGGCCATGTGAAACCTACAAACCTCATATGTCTATGAAGTTGGCTGCAATCCAAAAGATTATGAGAGAATGTACTCCAAGCTCTTCCCCAAAAATGATGACAGGAGCATGGCACAGGACGACACAATGGCAGTTATGCTGAGGGTGATGCCATAATCTGTGAAAAACACTTGTTCCCATCAATAAGCAAGAAAAACCTTGGGGTGAGCAGTGAGCACCTCAGAGGGTCAGGCTAGAAGTGTAAAGTCACTCTTCTCTCCTGTGATGTCAAAAGTTGAGATCCTGGTAGGAGAACCAGAGAGGTTTTGCATCCTAGGGAGCAAGGATGGAGGGCAAAGGGTGAATTTGAAAGTATACTCTAATGTGGGGATGCAccattatgaaaatatctcttatattctaagagactggaatttTTGCTCGACCACCCAGCCAAAGTTAATGCACCTGGAGTTCATTTAAGATTTAAGACTGATAGGCAACTGTACATTCAGCCTCTCTCTTCAACCTGCTTCTGATAGGCAAATGTTCATTCAGCCTCTCTCTTCAACCTACTTTTTATACAAGAGTGTAACATCCAACCTTACCTGTCTTGAATGGATTTGCCATATAAGCAGCTTTTGCAACCTAAACTAATGCATAGATTGAATCCTGACACATGTAGTCTTCCATGGCCTGACCAAGGAGTAATGCATGGATTTATGTATGTTATGGTATTAAATGCTGAAAACAGCAAGTAATTTTAAAACCAGCTTATGAAGCAAATATCCACCATAAAAGAGGGAAGTGACATGgatatattgatatatttgtgtgcaatgatgtttgttttttgagtaagTTGGGTGCAATTGGAATTAGATTTACTCTCTTGTAA
The sequence above is drawn from the Peromyscus leucopus breed LL Stock chromosome 1, UCI_PerLeu_2.1, whole genome shotgun sequence genome and encodes:
- the LOC114684487 gene encoding vomeronasal type-1 receptor 4-like, which translates into the protein MAVGIFFLFLTSLGMLGNSVLLCGFIIADFSGIRVKKPTDLIVKHLTSANFIVLFRGVQQTLAAFSQNYYLDSVSCKLTLYFHRVSRGVSLGSTCLLSVFQAITISPSNSKWAQIKIRASRIIGPSLGLCWASQLLLYGFIPVYTTDLWGGRNVTGIKNLEYCVFMNPGRLISTLTVILYTCNDFMFLGMMMWASGYMVFILLNHKQMVKHIHRSLSPRSSPENRATQSILALVSSFVIFYVVSIVFTSHLSVLDITTRWLPNTGVAMTACFPAFCPFLLLRHYTSIFRLHCTCSYKTTIFTHVF